In the genome of Methanococcus voltae, one region contains:
- the selB gene encoding selenocysteine-specific translation elongation factor, with protein sequence MTASNSNTNQNLDADLDLKDLTNINLGIFGHIDHGKTTLSGVLTEIASTSSLDKLPESQKRGITIDMGFSSFNLKKEETNQNYMITLVDAPGHADLIKTVVSAADIIDIALIVVDAKEGPKTQTGEHLLILDNFNIPTIVVITKIDNANAEEIAQTKLFMNSILNSTQNLKNSEILEISAKNNLGIDNLKNSIMEHLLKLQNENKLNRKTDDYFKMPLDHAFPIKGAGTVITGTINKGIVKVGDELKILPINMETKVRSIQRFRKSVNEAEAGDRVGMALQNVEAKQIYRGCILTSKDTKLQMVDKIVAKVKISDIFRYNLTPKMTVHLNVGMLTVPAKVITYKKVINPQNNNTENLIVNQVGAGQECYCSFELDDKVLAEVGDRILITRLDLPPTTLRICGHGTIEGFESLKDLDIRKEVLRDGNIRIEKGRTTIENLAPSKSNAEKLIGEKVYVIDKSKNVEEIKKLLAEDSNKLDGSKEYTKRPEYIKAIGKLKGTFGTKGVLVADFDAEVGNRDVVLLKRLRRWG encoded by the coding sequence ATGACAGCTTCAAATTCAAACACAAATCAAAATTTAGATGCGGATTTAGATTTAAAAGATTTAACAAATATCAATTTAGGAATTTTTGGACACATTGACCACGGAAAAACCACCTTATCGGGCGTACTAACAGAGATAGCCTCTACTTCATCGCTTGATAAATTACCAGAATCCCAAAAACGAGGGATAACTATAGATATGGGTTTCTCATCATTTAACTTAAAAAAAGAAGAAACAAATCAAAATTATATGATTACTCTAGTAGATGCTCCCGGACACGCCGATTTAATTAAAACGGTGGTTAGTGCAGCTGATATAATCGATATTGCACTTATAGTCGTAGATGCGAAGGAAGGACCAAAAACGCAGACTGGTGAGCACTTACTTATATTAGATAACTTTAATATACCGACTATTGTAGTTATTACAAAAATTGACAACGCCAATGCTGAAGAAATTGCACAAACAAAATTATTTATGAATTCCATACTTAATTCAACCCAAAATTTAAAAAATAGTGAAATTTTAGAGATTTCTGCAAAAAATAACCTTGGTATTGACAATTTAAAAAATTCAATAATGGAACACCTTCTTAAACTTCAAAATGAAAATAAACTCAATAGAAAAACCGATGACTACTTTAAAATGCCTTTAGACCACGCATTTCCGATTAAAGGAGCGGGTACTGTAATTACGGGCACTATAAACAAGGGTATTGTAAAAGTTGGCGATGAATTAAAGATATTGCCCATTAATATGGAAACAAAAGTAAGAAGTATACAAAGATTTAGAAAAAGTGTAAACGAAGCAGAAGCTGGGGACCGTGTGGGTATGGCCTTACAAAATGTTGAAGCTAAACAGATATACCGAGGTTGTATATTAACTTCAAAAGATACCAAATTACAGATGGTCGATAAGATAGTGGCTAAGGTCAAAATTTCAGACATTTTTCGCTATAATTTAACGCCAAAAATGACTGTGCACCTTAATGTAGGAATGTTGACTGTTCCCGCTAAGGTAATCACATACAAAAAAGTCATAAATCCTCAAAACAACAATACCGAGAATTTAATCGTAAATCAGGTTGGTGCAGGACAAGAATGCTACTGTTCTTTTGAACTTGACGATAAGGTACTCGCAGAAGTAGGCGATAGAATATTAATCACAAGGTTAGATTTACCACCTACAACACTTAGAATTTGTGGACACGGGACTATTGAAGGTTTTGAGTCTTTAAAAGACTTAGACATTAGAAAGGAAGTTTTAAGAGATGGTAATATTCGTATAGAAAAAGGAAGAACCACTATTGAAAATTTAGCCCCTTCAAAATCAAATGCAGAAAAATTAATCGGCGAAAAGGTTTATGTAATTGATAAATCGAAGAATGTTGAAGAAATTAAAAAATTACTTGCTGAAGATTCAAATAAATTAGATGGTTCAAAAGAATATACTAAACGTCCAGAGTACATTAAAGCAATAGGTAAACTTAAAGGTACTTTTGGCACTAAAGGCGTACTTGTAGCAGATTTTGACGCTGAAGTGGGCAATAGGGATGTTGTACTTTTGAAAAGGCTTAGAAGGTGGGGTTAA
- a CDS encoding metal-dependent transcriptional regulator, whose protein sequence is MISPNIEDYLESIHMFTQKEHRPVKTTELANILGVKPAAVTGMAKKLSSEGYIIYEPYVGIKLDEKGELIARNILRKHRILEHFLTDYLDIELEKASEEACKLEHAMSDETIEKLYEFIEKPKKCPHGEKIEESAPKKEE, encoded by the coding sequence ATGATTTCTCCAAATATTGAAGATTATCTCGAAAGCATACATATGTTTACTCAAAAAGAACATAGGCCTGTAAAAACAACTGAATTGGCAAATATCTTGGGAGTAAAACCCGCAGCTGTCACTGGTATGGCTAAAAAATTAAGTAGTGAAGGTTATATAATTTATGAACCTTATGTGGGCATAAAATTAGATGAAAAAGGCGAATTAATCGCAAGGAATATTTTAAGAAAACATAGAATTTTGGAACACTTTTTAACTGATTATTTAGATATAGAATTAGAAAAAGCAAGTGAAGAAGCTTGTAAATTAGAACATGCCATGAGTGATGAAACAATTGAAAAACTTTACGAATTTATAGAAAAACCTAAAAAATGCCCTCACGGAGAAAAAATCGAAGAATCGGCACCTAAAAAAGAAGAATAA
- the mvk gene encoding mevalonate kinase, whose translation MENFQEFQNKYFKISETSPSKIILFGEHAVVDGYPAISMAIDLKTFGTIKKLDDCSENCSEKYIKIDLQDLNEKIVIDISNDEEIRNFLNLDVNNIVKNVKYVVCAIKNTIKYMINNNKNKDIKILPFELILHSETPVSCGLGSSASAVLTTIKLVSKLLNKNLNLSNSEMAEIAYSVEKEIQGRASITDTYTVSMGGILEIINNEYITDDLNLNDNLVELIQTCNFLIVYVEERNRKTAELVQEVGNNPKKEEIFSKIGEIISKLKTCKNKSEFGNLMTQNHNLLKDLNISTQKIDEVVELGSKYGLGAKLTGAGGGGCAIILLDDEELRKQELIYNLKKIDVMEIFECKMYLNK comes from the coding sequence ATGGAAAATTTTCAAGAGTTTCAGAATAAATATTTTAAAATTTCCGAGACAAGCCCTTCAAAAATAATTCTATTTGGGGAGCACGCCGTTGTAGATGGATACCCCGCTATTTCAATGGCAATCGATTTAAAAACTTTTGGAACTATTAAAAAATTAGATGATTGTAGTGAAAATTGTAGTGAAAAGTACATAAAAATTGATTTACAGGATTTAAACGAGAAAATAGTAATAGATATTTCAAATGACGAAGAAATAAGAAATTTTTTAAATTTAGATGTTAATAATATTGTTAAAAATGTAAAATACGTAGTTTGTGCAATTAAAAATACTATAAAATATATGATAAATAACAATAAAAACAAAGACATTAAAATATTACCTTTTGAATTAATATTGCATTCTGAAACTCCCGTAAGCTGTGGTTTAGGTTCTTCAGCTTCTGCAGTATTAACAACCATAAAATTAGTGTCTAAATTGTTGAATAAAAATTTAAATCTTTCTAATAGTGAAATGGCGGAAATAGCCTACAGTGTTGAAAAGGAAATACAAGGTAGGGCGAGTATTACCGATACGTACACCGTTTCAATGGGTGGAATTCTTGAAATAATAAATAACGAATATATCACCGATGATTTAAATTTAAACGATAATTTGGTAGAATTGATACAAACTTGCAACTTTTTGATTGTATATGTAGAAGAACGAAACAGAAAAACCGCTGAATTAGTTCAGGAAGTTGGAAATAACCCTAAAAAAGAAGAAATATTTTCAAAAATTGGGGAAATTATTTCAAAGTTAAAAACTTGTAAAAATAAATCAGAGTTTGGAAATTTAATGACTCAAAACCATAATTTATTAAAAGATTTAAACATATCTACTCAAAAAATTGACGAAGTTGTAGAATTAGGCTCTAAATATGGATTAGGTGCTAAATTAACCGGTGCAGGCGGTGGAGGTTGTGCCATAATATTATTAGATGATGAGGAACTACGTAAACAGGAGTTAATATATAATCTTAAAAAAATAGATGTTATGGAAATTTTTGAGTGCAAAATGTATTTAAATAAATAA
- a CDS encoding FAD-dependent oxidoreductase, giving the protein MDLSNVNVAVIGAGPAGSACAKKLSRMGISVDLYEKDKLGGLCLNYGCKYINALKEVSDSIDKLNEVKNNSNIHKNTDKYTLNDFMTFKTLNKKIDEVHKEIRLHSLEKLKKEGVNVIFKRFDTEKEMKNENKNKNKNKKNYDYVVYATGMDYPNTYNEITCNKYSDLVNLKELPEKMVVIGGGISASEISSVFSSLGSEVFTYVRSNILKRITDPDVRKYVLNHIINFNITNDENKTKELLKDENVYNLIAFGGTRPFSVNNNLKVRCDSNNVYACGDAVGRSNTPLSVRQGAIVARNIYNEITGKSLIKLKPLPYMEVIRLKIPLGMIGTQTNDYKEIKTGNVHGAYFEKYRGFNRVYFENGKVVGGVSMGSPNEVAPYFLQYINGIGDYSKFYNIFPTSDPFPPLLKEIDRKKQNN; this is encoded by the coding sequence ATGGATTTATCAAACGTAAATGTGGCAGTAATCGGTGCAGGACCGGCAGGGTCCGCTTGTGCGAAAAAACTTTCAAGAATGGGGATTTCAGTAGATTTATATGAAAAAGACAAATTAGGGGGTCTTTGCTTAAATTACGGCTGTAAGTATATAAATGCACTTAAAGAGGTTTCTGACTCAATAGATAAGTTAAATGAAGTTAAAAATAATAGCAATATTCATAAAAACACAGATAAATACACATTAAATGATTTTATGACCTTTAAAACTCTAAATAAAAAAATAGACGAAGTTCACAAAGAAATTAGACTGCATAGTCTTGAAAAATTAAAAAAAGAAGGCGTAAATGTAATATTTAAACGATTTGATACCGAAAAAGAAATGAAAAATGAAAATAAAAATAAAAATAAAAATAAAAAAAACTATGATTATGTAGTATATGCAACTGGTATGGATTATCCTAATACATACAACGAAATAACCTGCAATAAATATTCTGATTTGGTAAATTTAAAAGAATTGCCTGAAAAAATGGTGGTAATAGGTGGTGGAATCTCTGCCTCAGAAATTTCTTCAGTATTCTCATCTTTAGGTTCTGAAGTGTTTACATACGTTCGTTCTAACATTTTAAAGCGTATTACCGACCCCGATGTTAGGAAATATGTTTTAAATCATATTATCAACTTCAACATTACAAACGATGAAAATAAAACCAAAGAGCTATTAAAAGACGAAAACGTGTATAATTTAATAGCATTCGGGGGAACTCGACCTTTTAGTGTAAATAATAATTTAAAAGTTCGTTGCGACTCAAATAATGTTTATGCTTGCGGTGATGCAGTCGGTAGGAGCAATACTCCTCTTTCAGTACGGCAGGGGGCTATTGTAGCAAGAAATATCTATAATGAAATTACGGGAAAATCACTTATTAAATTGAAACCATTGCCATATATGGAAGTAATACGTCTAAAAATACCTTTGGGGATGATAGGAACGCAAACTAATGATTATAAAGAAATAAAAACAGGAAATGTACACGGGGCATACTTTGAAAAATATAGGGGATTTAATAGAGTTTACTTTGAAAATGGTAAAGTTGTAGGTGGGGTTTCTATGGGTTCACCAAATGAGGTTGCACCTTATTTTTTACAATATATCAACGGCATTGGGGATTATAGTAAATTTTACAACATATTTCCAACATCTGACCCATTTCCACCACTTTTAAAAGAAATTGATAGAAAAAAACAAAATAATTAA